A portion of the Edaphobacter lichenicola genome contains these proteins:
- a CDS encoding gluconolaconase has translation MTTLRSLLTPDKPDVPQPHLDRVSPPAALPGGEIDIHGSHLAPLNAQIPHATIGDISAPVLLSRPTRATIQVPEGTITGDLVIHRSGQASNPLNLRVAVPMAENLHPVANPAVDADGNIYATVSGSRGEAVPVSIFQIQRDFQIRPFVRDLLNATGIAFGPDGYLYASSRAEGTVYRISPEGAISTYAEGMGIATGIAFDRDGNLFVGDRSGTIFKIATGETPATSGEIFVYATLEPSIAAYHLAFNDAGTLFVTGPTTSSNQAIHAIDRDGNTTVFYQGLGRAQGMAFDVDDNLYVAASLHGQRGIVRIDRHHRATLAVSGSNLVGLAFLEDGNVALATRNALYHVALDIEGRKLV, from the coding sequence ATGACTACCCTCCGTTCCCTCCTGACGCCCGATAAGCCCGACGTGCCTCAGCCCCATCTTGACCGCGTCTCACCTCCCGCAGCACTGCCCGGCGGCGAGATCGACATCCACGGCTCCCACCTCGCACCTCTGAACGCCCAGATCCCTCACGCAACCATCGGCGATATCTCCGCGCCTGTCCTGCTCAGCCGTCCCACCCGCGCCACCATCCAGGTTCCGGAAGGCACGATCACCGGCGACCTCGTCATCCACCGCAGCGGACAGGCGAGCAATCCACTCAACCTCCGCGTTGCCGTACCCATGGCCGAAAACCTCCACCCGGTTGCGAACCCCGCGGTCGACGCAGACGGCAACATCTACGCCACGGTCTCCGGCTCCCGCGGCGAAGCGGTGCCGGTCTCGATCTTCCAAATCCAGCGCGACTTCCAGATCCGGCCCTTCGTTCGAGACTTGCTCAACGCCACCGGCATCGCCTTCGGCCCCGACGGCTACCTCTACGCCAGCTCCCGCGCAGAAGGCACCGTCTACCGCATCTCGCCAGAGGGCGCCATCTCCACCTATGCCGAGGGCATGGGCATTGCCACCGGCATCGCCTTCGACCGCGACGGCAACCTCTTCGTCGGTGATCGTTCGGGAACCATCTTCAAGATAGCCACCGGCGAAACCCCCGCCACCAGTGGCGAAATCTTCGTCTACGCCACACTGGAACCCAGCATTGCCGCCTATCACCTCGCCTTCAACGACGCCGGCACGCTCTTCGTCACCGGCCCCACCACCTCGTCCAATCAGGCCATCCACGCCATTGACCGCGACGGCAACACCACGGTCTTCTACCAGGGACTTGGTCGTGCCCAGGGCATGGCCTTCGACGTCGACGACAACCTCTACGTAGCTGCCAGCCTCCACGGCCAGCGCGGTATCGTGCGCATCGACCGTCACCACCGTGCCACCCTCGCTGTGTCAGGCAGCAACCTCGTAGGCCTCGCGTTTCTCGAAGATGGTAACGTCGCGCTTGCCACCCGCAACGCCCTCTACCACGTAGCCCTGGACATCGAAGGCCGTAAGCTGGTGTAG
- the rimO gene encoding 30S ribosomal protein S12 methylthiotransferase RimO: MTIPAIIEAEPLAAAPSRPKVGFVSLGCPKNLVDSEVMMGMLHHNGAELTPRAEDAEIIVINTCSFIDSAKQESVNTILEMVQHKKQNGGKAQRIVVAGCLVERYRDEIQKNIPEVDAVVGTGELEAILAAAGLTPSGHANNNSPFNILPQGTPEATIHTHAIGMAQTDGEVAQLESLSMQQQLIDRVPSAVSQHSRPLADPEHDREIAPQLRIVQSLAETGTTHGDEPLNHSGDHIAHLPIGIDAGNTSRPEGDLRQQQGRFSRESWDGATAALPEYLYNDATPRILTTPRASAYIKIAEGCDHPCSFCIIPQLRGKFRSRRMSSIIAETENLIKQGVREITLIGQDTTCYGEDLGFTDGLATLLDALAVLPGLRWLRFLYTYPNKVTTRLLETMAKHDTISKYLDVPLQHASANVLKTMKRGGNAQIFLDLIAKARRIVPGIVIRTSFIVGFPGETEADYKELEAFITAARIDWLGVFTYSDEEGAAAFNLADETKVPNRTIQARRRKLMKLQQKISTKSKAEWVGREIDLLVEGESEETELLWEGRTSLHAPEIDGKVFINDFGPHETLVPGTFYRAEITESHDYDVVARILE, translated from the coding sequence GTGACTATTCCCGCAATCATCGAAGCTGAACCACTCGCAGCCGCACCATCGCGGCCCAAGGTGGGCTTCGTCTCGCTCGGCTGCCCCAAAAACCTCGTCGACTCCGAGGTCATGATGGGTATGCTCCACCACAACGGAGCCGAGCTGACGCCACGAGCCGAAGATGCTGAGATCATCGTCATCAACACCTGTAGCTTCATCGACTCCGCCAAGCAGGAGTCGGTCAACACCATCCTTGAGATGGTGCAGCATAAGAAACAGAACGGCGGCAAAGCGCAGCGCATCGTCGTGGCCGGTTGCCTGGTCGAGCGCTATCGCGACGAGATCCAGAAGAACATTCCAGAAGTAGACGCTGTGGTTGGTACCGGCGAACTGGAAGCCATCCTTGCCGCCGCCGGCCTCACCCCGAGCGGCCACGCGAACAATAACTCTCCCTTCAACATCTTGCCGCAGGGCACGCCTGAGGCAACGATCCACACGCACGCTATCGGCATGGCCCAGACCGACGGCGAGGTCGCACAGCTCGAATCACTCAGCATGCAGCAGCAGTTAATCGACCGCGTCCCCAGCGCTGTCTCCCAGCACTCCCGCCCACTCGCCGACCCCGAGCACGACCGCGAGATCGCGCCGCAGCTTCGCATCGTTCAATCGCTCGCCGAGACCGGCACCACCCACGGCGACGAACCGCTCAATCACTCCGGCGATCACATCGCACATCTTCCCATTGGGATAGACGCAGGCAACACCAGCCGCCCCGAAGGCGATCTGCGCCAGCAACAAGGCCGCTTCTCTCGCGAATCATGGGACGGTGCGACCGCGGCACTGCCCGAGTATCTCTACAACGACGCCACACCGCGCATCCTCACGACGCCGCGTGCGTCGGCCTACATCAAGATCGCCGAAGGCTGTGACCACCCCTGCAGCTTCTGCATCATTCCGCAGCTTCGCGGCAAGTTCCGCTCACGCCGCATGTCATCGATCATCGCCGAGACCGAAAACCTCATCAAGCAAGGCGTTCGAGAGATCACCCTCATCGGCCAGGACACCACCTGCTACGGCGAAGACCTCGGCTTCACTGACGGCCTCGCGACCCTGCTCGACGCACTCGCCGTGCTCCCGGGCCTGCGCTGGCTGCGCTTCCTCTACACCTACCCCAACAAGGTGACGACGCGCCTGCTCGAGACGATGGCCAAGCACGACACCATCTCGAAGTACCTCGACGTCCCCCTGCAACACGCATCTGCGAACGTCCTCAAGACCATGAAGCGCGGCGGCAACGCGCAGATCTTCCTCGACCTCATCGCCAAGGCCCGCCGCATCGTCCCCGGCATCGTCATCCGCACCAGCTTCATCGTCGGCTTCCCCGGCGAAACCGAAGCCGACTACAAAGAGCTGGAAGCCTTCATCACCGCAGCCAGGATCGACTGGCTCGGCGTCTTCACCTACTCCGATGAAGAGGGCGCTGCCGCCTTCAACCTCGCCGACGAGACCAAGGTCCCCAATCGCACCATCCAGGCACGTCGACGCAAGCTGATGAAGCTGCAACAGAAGATCAGCACAAAGTCCAAGGCTGAATGGGTGGGCCGCGAGATCGACCTCCTCGTCGAGGGCGAATCGGAAGAGACCGAACTCCTCTGGGAGGGCCGCACCTCGCTGCACGCCCCGGAGATCGACGGTAAGGTCTTCATCAACGACTTCGGCCCCCACGAAACCCTCGTCCCCGGCACCTTCTACCGCGCCGAGATCACCGAATCGCACGACTACGACGTGGTCGCCCGCATCCTCGAGTAG
- a CDS encoding pectinesterase family protein, which yields MQVRPLFTTILLTAVAHAADVHVRVSPDVKTGIESTTEYPTIQMAMDHHPFATPNADGTPGRVFIEIAPGTYHERVIVTQNHTNITFIGMGKSPEDVVISNSLNAKQAGGTFFTETVEINGTGFEADNVTFENTAGNTGQAVAVADRADRSIFRHCRFLGHQDTLFADYGRQFYVDSYIEGGVDFIFGNATAVFQNVELHANGPGYLTAQSRTAPDQTTGYVIVNSKVTSSIDHTAAPDSANASLPGAKSIASAKGTTGLGRPWRPYSRVIYINTALPADLDPAGWNNWNNAANEKTAYYAEFSSTGAGANPSARVPWSHQLSSVETTQYLPANFLSGSDHWNPLAEAAKLP from the coding sequence ATGCAAGTACGTCCGCTGTTCACCACCATTCTTCTCACGGCAGTCGCCCACGCCGCCGATGTCCACGTTCGCGTCTCGCCAGACGTTAAGACAGGCATTGAGAGCACCACGGAATATCCCACTATCCAGATGGCGATGGATCACCATCCCTTCGCCACGCCCAATGCGGATGGCACTCCAGGCCGCGTCTTCATCGAGATCGCTCCCGGCACCTATCACGAGCGCGTCATCGTCACGCAGAACCATACCAACATCACATTCATCGGCATGGGCAAGTCTCCTGAAGATGTGGTGATCAGCAACTCGCTGAATGCGAAGCAGGCCGGAGGCACATTCTTCACAGAGACCGTGGAGATCAACGGCACTGGATTCGAAGCGGACAACGTGACCTTCGAAAATACCGCAGGCAACACCGGGCAGGCCGTCGCCGTGGCTGACCGCGCAGACCGCAGCATCTTCAGACACTGTCGCTTCCTCGGCCACCAGGACACTCTCTTCGCCGACTACGGACGCCAGTTCTACGTCGACTCTTACATCGAAGGTGGAGTCGACTTCATCTTCGGCAATGCTACCGCTGTATTCCAGAACGTCGAACTGCACGCCAACGGCCCTGGCTACCTGACCGCGCAATCACGCACCGCACCCGATCAGACCACCGGGTATGTCATCGTCAACAGCAAGGTTACGAGCAGCATCGATCACACTGCCGCTCCTGACAGCGCGAACGCGAGCCTTCCCGGCGCGAAGTCCATCGCCTCGGCCAAAGGCACGACCGGCCTCGGCCGTCCGTGGCGCCCATACTCCCGCGTCATCTACATCAACACCGCGCTCCCTGCCGACCTCGACCCAGCAGGATGGAACAACTGGAACAATGCCGCCAACGAGAAGACCGCCTACTACGCAGAATTTAGTAGCACTGGCGCAGGAGCAAATCCCTCCGCCCGCGTTCCGTGGTCGCATCAGCTATCGTCCGTTGAAACAACACAGTACCTCCCTGCTAACTTCCTCTCTGGTTCAGACCACTGGAACCCTTTAGCCGAAGCAGCTAAACTTCCCTGA
- a CDS encoding PP2C family protein-serine/threonine phosphatase, whose protein sequence is MATTSTRSLGTRRVFPSRIHSSCDFVQTLMKMQRAAQLITSTLDLDSLLQRVVNDIADSIGCVEVSVWLRDPEAGDMVLHGVRGCSIKKPGSRLQIGREGLIGHVAATGRMRYAPDVDLDPYYLPCEIGTRSEVSLPLKVNREIIGVLSVSHKELNAFSGDQLQLMRALAGHISVAIENARMFQNERLKREQMQDEAQEARAVQQSLFLKPVPLIPGFAFETAWHPAGSVAGDWYDFMDLGDDRYGIVLADVSGKGMPAALLMSATRAILRSLARLYPSPGQTLLHLNRTISEDLPMGKFVTMIYAVLDARAREITFASAGHLRPLLINGESSFLEVDTGLPLGLGASSYPDHTVALKPGTRLLFYTDGITEAMNRTQEEYGPTRLLEHFGDPGACVGGLIEDVRRFGDGSGQIDDATAVLIRSR, encoded by the coding sequence ATGGCAACCACCTCCACGCGTAGTCTCGGCACACGCCGCGTATTTCCATCACGCATTCACTCCTCCTGCGACTTCGTTCAGACGCTCATGAAGATGCAGCGGGCAGCGCAGCTGATCACATCCACACTGGATCTCGACTCACTCCTCCAGCGTGTCGTCAACGACATCGCAGACTCCATCGGTTGCGTTGAAGTTTCCGTATGGTTGCGCGATCCAGAGGCCGGCGACATGGTTCTCCACGGCGTACGCGGTTGCTCGATAAAAAAACCAGGCTCTCGCCTTCAGATTGGCCGCGAGGGCTTGATAGGCCACGTAGCTGCTACCGGTCGCATGCGCTACGCACCCGATGTGGACCTCGATCCGTACTACTTGCCGTGCGAGATCGGCACGCGCTCTGAAGTTAGCCTTCCACTTAAGGTGAACCGCGAGATCATCGGCGTCCTCAGCGTCTCGCACAAAGAACTCAATGCCTTCTCCGGCGATCAGCTACAGCTTATGCGAGCGTTAGCCGGGCACATTTCGGTAGCAATTGAGAACGCTCGAATGTTTCAGAACGAGCGCCTGAAGCGCGAGCAGATGCAGGATGAAGCGCAGGAAGCTCGAGCCGTGCAGCAGTCACTCTTCCTGAAACCAGTTCCGCTCATACCTGGATTCGCCTTCGAGACCGCGTGGCACCCGGCGGGCTCGGTCGCAGGCGACTGGTACGACTTCATGGATCTCGGCGACGATCGATACGGCATCGTACTCGCCGATGTCTCAGGCAAAGGTATGCCAGCGGCCCTGCTGATGTCGGCCACGCGCGCCATCCTGCGCTCGCTGGCTAGACTCTATCCCTCTCCCGGGCAAACGCTGTTGCATTTGAACCGCACAATATCGGAAGATCTGCCGATGGGAAAATTTGTGACGATGATCTACGCCGTGCTCGATGCCCGCGCACGAGAGATCACCTTTGCAAGTGCGGGACATCTGCGTCCGCTCCTCATCAACGGGGAGTCCTCGTTCCTCGAGGTCGACACCGGCCTACCGCTGGGTCTGGGAGCTTCTTCGTATCCCGACCACACCGTTGCTCTCAAGCCAGGCACGCGGCTGCTCTTCTACACAGACGGCATAACTGAGGCCATGAACCGAACGCAGGAAGAGTATGGCCCCACACGCCTGCTCGAACACTTCGGCGACCCCGGAGCCTGCGTGGGAGGATTGATCGAAGACGTACGTCGCTTCGGCGACGGCTCCGGCCAGATCGACGATGCAACCGCAGTCCTCATCCGCAGCCGATGA
- a CDS encoding GH1 family beta-glucosidase — MLNRFSRRTFARLFGSAALAPTALSTFATAASPEATSTAPTERHFPPGFLWGSATASYQVEGAVTEDGRGPSIWDTFSHIPGKVKNNDTGDIADDHYHRYKEDVQLMKALGLKTYRFSVAWPRVFPQGIGTPNPKGLDFYNRLVDELLAAGIQPYCTLYHWDLPQALEDKGGWQSRDTSEAFAAYAGYVAGHLSDRVKYFMTLNEMSSFVGGYSSGRHAPGLKLAPAGVNQVRHHAVLAHGLGVQAIRAHAKPGTKVGLAENANAAVPIIETPEHIAAATKAMREINAGYLTVIMEGRYTDAYLAHAGADAPKFTDADMKAIGTPVDFVGMNIYTPSFIRADDSPAGFARVLSPESYPHMMSPWLHVGPEALYWGPKLAAQIWNIKEIYITENGASSTDVLTPNGNVYDSDRIMYLRNYLTQLHRGVSEGVPVRGYFLWSLMDNFEWADGYAYRFGIHYVDFATQKRTPKMSAHFYREVIARNGLA, encoded by the coding sequence GTGCTCAATCGCTTTTCGAGACGTACCTTCGCCCGCCTCTTCGGGTCCGCCGCACTCGCCCCCACCGCACTCTCAACATTCGCCACCGCTGCCTCTCCCGAGGCAACATCGACCGCGCCGACCGAGCGCCACTTCCCGCCAGGGTTCCTCTGGGGATCGGCGACTGCGTCGTATCAGGTTGAAGGCGCTGTGACCGAAGACGGCCGCGGCCCCTCCATCTGGGACACCTTCTCGCACATCCCAGGCAAGGTAAAAAATAACGACACCGGCGACATCGCAGACGACCACTACCATCGCTACAAAGAAGACGTGCAGTTGATGAAGGCGCTCGGCCTCAAGACCTACCGCTTCTCCGTCGCGTGGCCGCGCGTCTTTCCGCAGGGAATAGGCACACCAAACCCTAAGGGCCTCGACTTCTACAATCGTCTCGTCGATGAGCTGCTCGCCGCTGGCATTCAGCCCTACTGCACGCTCTATCACTGGGACCTTCCCCAGGCGCTCGAGGACAAAGGCGGCTGGCAGTCGCGCGACACCTCCGAAGCATTCGCCGCCTACGCCGGTTACGTCGCCGGACATCTCTCCGACCGCGTGAAGTACTTCATGACGCTCAACGAGATGAGCTCCTTTGTCGGCGGCTACAGTAGTGGCCGTCACGCTCCCGGCCTGAAGCTTGCGCCTGCGGGCGTCAACCAGGTTCGTCATCACGCTGTGCTGGCGCATGGTCTCGGAGTGCAGGCCATTCGCGCTCACGCCAAACCGGGCACCAAGGTTGGGCTCGCGGAAAATGCGAACGCCGCTGTGCCGATCATCGAGACCCCGGAGCACATCGCCGCTGCCACGAAGGCAATGCGTGAGATCAACGCCGGCTATCTTACGGTCATCATGGAGGGCCGCTACACCGACGCCTATCTCGCTCACGCCGGGGCCGACGCGCCGAAGTTTACCGATGCCGACATGAAGGCAATCGGCACACCCGTCGACTTCGTCGGCATGAACATCTACACCCCAAGCTTCATCCGCGCCGACGACTCTCCCGCTGGATTCGCACGCGTCCTAAGCCCGGAGTCTTACCCGCACATGATGAGCCCATGGCTTCACGTCGGTCCCGAGGCGCTCTACTGGGGGCCAAAGCTCGCCGCGCAGATATGGAACATCAAGGAGATCTACATCACCGAGAACGGCGCTTCATCGACCGACGTCCTCACTCCCAATGGCAACGTCTACGACTCCGATCGCATCATGTATCTCCGCAACTATCTCACGCAGCTTCATCGCGGCGTCTCCGAAGGAGTTCCCGTCCGCGGCTACTTCCTCTGGAGCCTTATGGACAACTTCGAGTGGGCCGACGGCTACGCCTACCGCTTCGGCATTCACTACGTTGACTTCGCAACACAGAAGCGCACGCCCAAGATGAGCGCCCACTTCTACCGCGAGGTCATCGCCCGCAACGGCCTCGCCTGA
- a CDS encoding DNA gyrase inhibitor YacG, with product MSKKFTSPVKTLRCPTCRNIVLASNEDFPFCSDRCRRIDLGKWASGDYKISTPIQDPDLLEELARSNKHNRQNDDDVN from the coding sequence ATGTCGAAGAAGTTTACATCTCCCGTCAAAACCCTTCGCTGTCCCACCTGTCGCAACATCGTCCTCGCCAGCAACGAAGACTTCCCCTTCTGCTCCGACCGCTGCCGTCGCATCGACCTCGGCAAATGGGCCAGCGGCGACTACAAGATCTCGACCCCGATTCAGGACCCCGATCTTCTCGAAGAGCTCGCGCGTTCCAACAAGCACAATCGCCAAAACGACGACGACGTGAACTAG
- a CDS encoding phosphatidylglycerophosphatase A family protein: MANSNVQIHPPSEKKTLWAWLIGTFFGAGLLKPGPGTYGSISAVLLWFAAAHSLHPAPLPFAIGTAIAAVIATLIGIPAATIVARESGREDPGHVVIDEVAGQLIALIAIPADWQHAAISLVLFRAFDILKPPPIRQLERLHGGTGIMLDDVGAGLFALAIAQLIHLRF, translated from the coding sequence GTGGCCAACTCCAACGTTCAGATCCATCCTCCATCAGAAAAGAAGACGCTCTGGGCGTGGCTCATCGGCACCTTCTTTGGTGCTGGCCTGCTCAAGCCCGGCCCCGGCACCTACGGCAGCATCTCCGCCGTGCTCCTCTGGTTCGCGGCGGCTCACAGTCTTCACCCGGCTCCGCTCCCATTCGCTATCGGCACAGCAATAGCCGCCGTCATCGCCACACTGATCGGCATACCGGCCGCCACCATCGTCGCGCGCGAATCTGGCCGCGAAGATCCCGGACATGTCGTAATCGACGAGGTCGCCGGCCAACTCATCGCCCTGATCGCGATCCCCGCCGACTGGCAGCACGCTGCAATCTCCCTCGTACTCTTCCGAGCCTTCGACATCCTCAAGCCGCCGCCCATTCGCCAGCTCGAACGCCTTCATGGCGGTACCGGCATCATGCTGGATGACGTCGGCGCTGGCCTCTTCGCGCTCGCGATCGCCCAACTCATCCATCTCCGCTTCTAA
- a CDS encoding ATP-binding protein, with the protein MESRLYNRLLFRLLALPVAALAILALILGYGLQRVEESANAIDRADVVILHGNRLTKLIVDEETGLRGFLLTRNPAFLEPMHSADLQIEPEFDTLFTLVHRPDQVARLQRLQAAHKQWQEEAYREINSFPQDLPTMEQHLLQRKHDMDDLRAQMDEFLGIVAGRRAERSADNVQVSRNARIELILVVALIAALLAWETRRIFRKLTAAYNHQIREIKQRVEESYAREQWLNTTIRSIGDAVIACDTDGNVVFMNLVAEQLTGWQEAEARGVSLHDVFPIFNEDTRAVVENPVDKVRRLGTVVGLANHTFLVSKNGAEICIDDSGAPIRDSAGKMIGVVLVFRDITDRRMSEGALMRAEKLAAAGRLAASVAHEVNNPLEGLTNLVYLARRSEELDEVRQLLVQAEGELGRIAHITRQSLGFYRETTAPAHFKPATVVREVSSFYAARAATLGVTFLINAATDREVLGAAGELRQILSNLLANSLDACTKGASIRIETHSAVDPRNPSSAGVRITIADTGTGIAPEHLHSIFEPFFTTKTDTGTGLGLWVSRELVEKHGGSLRVRSSNIHPRCGTVFSIFLPQQPSLQTTDSFHAENTGASEQNRLSLN; encoded by the coding sequence TTGGAATCGCGGCTTTATAACAGGCTCTTATTTCGCCTTCTTGCTCTACCAGTTGCGGCACTCGCCATTTTGGCTCTCATTCTTGGTTATGGGCTGCAACGCGTCGAAGAAAGCGCCAACGCGATCGATCGCGCTGATGTCGTCATCCTCCATGGAAATCGTCTGACGAAACTGATCGTCGATGAGGAGACGGGTCTTCGCGGATTTCTGTTGACCCGCAATCCCGCCTTTCTAGAGCCAATGCACTCCGCAGACCTCCAGATTGAGCCTGAGTTCGATACTCTCTTCACCCTGGTTCACCGTCCCGATCAGGTCGCCCGGCTGCAGCGTCTTCAGGCAGCCCATAAGCAGTGGCAGGAAGAGGCTTACCGGGAGATCAACTCCTTCCCGCAAGACCTGCCAACCATGGAGCAGCACCTTCTCCAGCGCAAGCATGACATGGATGATCTGCGAGCCCAGATGGATGAATTCCTGGGCATCGTCGCGGGACGGCGAGCCGAACGCTCCGCCGATAACGTCCAGGTCAGCCGTAACGCCCGAATCGAACTGATCTTAGTCGTCGCCCTGATCGCGGCCTTGCTCGCATGGGAGACTCGTCGAATCTTCCGCAAGCTCACAGCTGCCTACAATCATCAGATCCGCGAGATCAAACAGCGAGTTGAAGAGTCCTACGCCCGCGAGCAGTGGCTCAACACCACCATTCGCAGCATCGGCGATGCAGTTATCGCCTGCGACACCGACGGCAACGTCGTCTTTATGAACCTCGTGGCCGAGCAGCTCACCGGATGGCAGGAGGCTGAGGCTCGGGGAGTATCCCTTCATGACGTCTTTCCTATCTTCAACGAAGATACGCGCGCAGTCGTTGAGAACCCCGTCGATAAGGTGCGACGCCTCGGCACCGTCGTAGGTCTCGCAAACCATACCTTCCTGGTCTCGAAGAATGGCGCCGAGATCTGCATCGACGACAGCGGCGCGCCTATCCGTGACAGCGCCGGCAAGATGATCGGTGTCGTTCTGGTCTTTCGCGACATCACGGACCGGCGCATGTCCGAAGGCGCTCTCATGCGCGCAGAAAAGCTGGCCGCAGCTGGACGCCTCGCCGCATCCGTTGCGCATGAAGTCAACAATCCGCTCGAGGGCCTCACCAATCTGGTCTATCTCGCCCGCCGCTCTGAAGAACTGGACGAGGTTCGTCAACTTCTCGTGCAGGCAGAGGGCGAACTGGGGCGCATCGCCCACATCACTCGGCAATCTCTCGGCTTTTACCGTGAAACGACGGCGCCTGCGCACTTCAAGCCTGCCACTGTTGTCCGCGAAGTCAGCAGCTTCTACGCCGCTCGTGCAGCGACATTGGGAGTGACCTTCCTCATCAACGCCGCGACCGACAGAGAGGTGCTTGGAGCCGCCGGCGAACTCCGTCAAATCCTCTCCAACCTCCTGGCCAACAGCCTTGATGCCTGCACGAAGGGAGCGAGTATCCGTATCGAGACGCACTCCGCAGTCGATCCGCGCAATCCTTCAAGTGCCGGCGTTCGCATTACCATCGCCGACACCGGCACAGGGATTGCGCCCGAACATCTCCACAGTATCTTCGAACCCTTCTTCACCACGAAGACAGACACAGGGACAGGCCTGGGTCTTTGGGTCTCCCGCGAGCTCGTCGAGAAGCACGGCGGCAGCCTCCGCGTCCGCTCGAGTAACATTCATCCAAGATGCGGCACTGTCTTCTCCATCTTCCTCCCGCAGCAGCCATCGCTGCAGACGACCGATTCCTTCCACGCTGAAAACACCGGCGCCTCGGAGCAGAACAGACTCTCACTGAATTAA
- a CDS encoding proline iminopeptidase-family hydrolase — protein sequence MNRRNFLATGAASLAVAATPVAHASRMSQSEITTQQPDGLNPPGIRTAGIRMVPVADGKYKVWTKRMGSGPIKVLLLHGGPGASHEYLEAMESFLPQAGIEMYYYDQLGCNNSDHPEDTSLWTLPRYLQEVEEVRRGLGLENFVLYGHSWGGVLAMEYALNYQQHLRGLVISNMTAGIQSYLKRTAALKLQLPPDTLAQLNALEAKQDYDSPVYEKIMMEDLYPKMICRTHPWPEPVDRAFRHLNQQIYVQMQGKSEFLVTGNLKDWERWDRLHEIKVKALTIGARYDEMDPEDMKKMATLMPNASSVICQNGSHMCMWDDQAFYFEHLTKFLHSV from the coding sequence ATGAATCGCCGTAACTTTCTCGCGACTGGCGCAGCCTCCCTCGCCGTCGCTGCTACGCCAGTCGCCCACGCCTCTCGTATGTCTCAGTCCGAAATCACCACGCAACAGCCCGATGGACTCAATCCGCCCGGCATTCGCACCGCAGGCATCCGCATGGTCCCTGTCGCGGATGGAAAGTACAAGGTCTGGACCAAGCGCATGGGTAGCGGCCCGATAAAGGTCCTCCTGCTGCACGGTGGCCCGGGAGCAAGCCATGAATACCTCGAGGCCATGGAGTCATTTCTTCCGCAGGCGGGCATCGAGATGTACTACTACGATCAGCTCGGATGCAATAACTCCGATCATCCTGAAGACACCTCCCTCTGGACCCTGCCACGCTACCTGCAGGAGGTCGAGGAGGTCCGCCGCGGCCTCGGTCTTGAAAACTTCGTCCTCTACGGTCACTCCTGGGGCGGCGTTCTCGCCATGGAGTACGCTCTCAACTACCAGCAGCATCTGCGCGGACTGGTCATCTCCAATATGACCGCCGGCATTCAGTCTTATCTCAAGCGCACTGCGGCTCTGAAGCTCCAACTCCCGCCGGACACTCTTGCTCAGTTGAACGCCCTCGAAGCCAAGCAGGACTATGACTCGCCCGTATACGAAAAGATCATGATGGAAGACCTCTATCCAAAGATGATCTGCCGCACCCATCCGTGGCCGGAGCCAGTCGATCGCGCCTTCCGTCACCTCAACCAGCAGATCTACGTGCAGATGCAGGGGAAGAGCGAGTTTCTCGTCACCGGCAACCTCAAGGACTGGGAGCGATGGGATCGCCTGCACGAGATCAAGGTGAAGGCCCTCACCATCGGCGCACGCTACGACGAGATGGACCCAGAAGATATGAAGAAGATGGCGACCCTGATGCCCAATGCCAGCTCGGTCATCTGTCAGAACGGCAGTCACATGTGCATGTGGGACGATCAGGCCTTCTACTTCGAACACCTCACCAAATTCCTGCACTCGGTCTAA